The Acidobacteriota bacterium genome segment GACAACGACAACCTCTCCGCCCTGGTGGCCAACCTGGTGGACGCCGACCGGCTGGTGCTGCTGACGGACCAGGCGGGGCTGTTCACGGCCGACCCGCGGACCGATCCGGGGGCGCGGCTGGTGGAAGAGGTCTCCGGCCCCGAAATCGGGCCGGAACTCTGGAAGGCCGCCGGGGGGAGCGGGTGCGGGCTGGGCACCGGGGGCATGGCGACCAAGCTCCGGGCGGCCGACCTGGCCCGGCGTTCGGGCACGGGCTGCATCATCGCCGCAGGGGCCGAGCCCGATGTCCTCCTGCGCCTCGCCCGGGGTGAGAGGCTGGGGACGCGGATCCTTCCTTCGGCCTCGGCGGTCGAGAGCCGCAAGCGCTATATCCTGTCCGGCAGCCAGTCCCCGGGGAAACTGACGGTGGACGAGGGGGCGGCCCGGGCGCTCGCCCGCGGGGGGAGCCTGCTGCCCGTCGGTCTGGCCGCGGTCGAGGGTTCCTTCGAACGCGGGGACACCGTGCGCGTGACGCTGCCCGAAGGGCGCGAGATCGCGCGCGGAATCGTCAACTACGACAGCCGGGATCTCGCCCGCATCCTCCGTTCCCCCTCCGACGCGATCGAATCGATCCTCGGGTACCGGT includes the following:
- the proB gene encoding glutamate 5-kinase — its product is MRTVIKLGTSTLTRGTPCLSPPLVIDLARQIARLGGEGEEILLVSSGAIAAGRERLGFPELPRDIPVKQMLAAVGQPRLMAFYEQVFGLYGVTVAQVLLTRRDLSNRRGYLNARNALLALLGRGALPIINENDTVATEEIRVGDNDNLSALVANLVDADRLVLLTDQAGLFTADPRTDPGARLVEEVSGPEIGPELWKAAGGSGCGLGTGGMATKLRAADLARRSGTGCIIAAGAEPDVLLRLARGERLGTRILPSASAVESRKRYILSGSQSPGKLTVDEGAARALARGGSLLPVGLAAVEGSFERGDTVRVTLPEGREIARGIVNYDSRDLARILRSPSDAIESILGYRFGDEVIHHNDMVLI